In Vallitalea longa, one genomic interval encodes:
- a CDS encoding transposase: MNDGEFKSNRHSIYNLKYHLVVITKYRHKCINKELTI; encoded by the coding sequence ATGAATGATGGTGAATTCAAAAGCAATAGACATTCAATATACAATCTAAAATATCATTTGGTTGTAATAACTAAATATAGACACAAATGTATTAACAAAGAACTTACTATTTGA